AAGTATCCAAAATTTTGGCACTTGCCTTTTTGTTTGACCTATCAAACTTTGACTCTACAGCTTTTTTCTCTTTTTTATCATCTTTTGATCTTGTCATAAAGGATAAAAGGTCATCTGCATTTTTTATAGCCAGTCTCCATCCCAAATAACCAAACCCAATATATAATAAAATAGATAATAGCACAAAAATAGAATTCCCTACTATAGGTAGAGATAGTTTGGTAAGTGGTGTAGATGCTAAGGCTGCCACCAAAAATCCTAATATAATTCCAAGAACTCCAATGACCAAATTAGCCGCTGGTAGTTTGCTGATACGGTTTTCTAGATTTGCAAAACCAAGCCCCAATTTTCTTGAAATCGGTGCTGCTGCAAAATAAAAAATAATTGCAAATAAAGCTGATGCTATGACATTACCGCCTATAAATAATTTGCCGCTTGCTGGCATAAAGCCAACAGCGGCATTTATTAATCCAAAAACGATCACGCCAAGAACAGCTCCGATTAGTGTAAAAACCAACCTGACTATTCTTTTCATAAATCCTCCTATAGACCTATAGATTCATCTATCATTTTTTCGGCCTCTTCTTTATCGAGAGATCCTGCCATTACCAACTCGCTAGCTAGGATTCTTCTTGCCCTATTTAGGAGTTTTTTTTCTGTTGTAGATAGACCCTTGTCAGAGTCTAGCAAGGATAGGTTTCTGACCATCTTGGCTATTTCAAAAACATCCCCAGTTTTTAAAATCTCCTGATTGTCCCTATATCTTTTTGTCCAATTAGAGTTCATTTCAGTAGGTTTATCATCTAAAATCTCTAGGACTTGCCTGCCTTCTTCAACACTTATGATCTCTCTTATGTTCATTTCACCCATTTTGTCAGAAGGTATGGATATATCCATATCGCCAATCGGCATTTTTAATATGTAATATTCCTTCTCCTCACCCATGAAGTCTATTTTTTCTATGGCATCTATTATGCCTGCTCCATGCATAGGGTAAACTATCTTATCGCCTACTTTAAACATTTTAACCTCCTAGCTCCTCTGTATACATTATACCACATTTTGGAGATTTCGTTTAAAGTAAGCAATCAGTATATCACAATAATTTATTTTTATCAATACCTAAGACCAGTTTTTATATTTATCCTTTTGTTTATGACCTCAATTTTGCAATCTGTAGTCTTTCCTCCAAACTCACCATCTAGGGACCAGGATACTTCTTTTTTTGTCTTAACCTTTATTTTTGATGCCTGTCTTTGGATCAATAGGTCTGATTCTTCGTTGTTGGTTAGGGCTTGGATAATCTTATTGACATCTGCTAGGCTTTCTGGTTTTTTTACAATAGTCACCTCAAAAAGCCCATCATCAAGGCCCACATCTTCACCAAGGATTTTTGTAAAACCACCTACCGATATAGAATTAGAAACCATAAAATGGATAAATTCTCCGCTTATGACCTCCCCATCCAAGCTGATCTCAGCCTCATATGAGTCCATAGCCTGGATAGGCAAGAGTTTTTTGATCCCCTCAACTATATAGGCAGACCTGCCAATTATATTTTTCATATCCTGGTCGGTAGAAAAACTGACATCAGATAGGGCACCAAAGGCAGCCACATAAACAAAATACTTATCCTCAATCTTGCCTACATCTATCCTTTTGACACTTCCCCTGAGGGCAGTTTTGGTTGCCTTTTCTATTTCTGATGATATATTTACAGACTTTGAAAAATCATTTGTAGACCCTGTTGGTATATAAGAAAAAACAGGATCTATACCAGCCTTTAGGGCACCAGAAACAGCCTCATCCAAGGTCCCATCTCCACCAGATATCAAAATATTTTCATAATTTTTGCCATATTCTTCTATGATTTTCCTGCAATCTCCCGGACTTTGGCTAGCATAAACAGTAGTAAAAATCCCCTTGCTAGATAAAAAATCAATTATCCAGCCAAGCTTGTTTTGCAATAATTTTTGCCCAGAATTTGGATTGTAAACAAATAATAAGTCTTTCATAAGATACTCTTTCTATAATAATATATTATAATAATTTTACTTTGATATGGGTTAATTTAAAGTTAAGATTGTAAATAAAAAGCCTAAACTCAAGCACGGGATTGGTTTAGGCTTTTAAAAAACTATAGATATTTTTCTCTAGCTTAGAAGATGAAAACTTCGGTTTTATTTCACAAGTATTTTATAAACTTCTTCAAGAAAAATTGGTTGAGACTTTTCTTTTTCTATATTTTTGATTTCTCCTCCAAAATAAATCTCAACGCTTTTTATAAGTTAAGTTCACTAAGTGGGTGTTTAGTATCTTCTGCAACTGATTTTATAACAACTTTTCCGTCATAGGTGTTGACAGCTGATTTTAATTCTGGGAATTTTTCTATAGCTGCCTTTAGACCGTGCTTACCAATAGCCTTTGCATATAAGGTTGTTGCATTTGACAAGGCGTAGGTTGAAGTCATAGCTACTGCCCCTGGTATGTTTGCTACTGCATAAAATGTCACACCGTACTCATGGAAAACTGGGTCTGTGTGACTTGTTGGACGACCCTTTGTTATATCTGTAGATCCGCCTTGGTCAATAGCCACATCTACAACTACAGATCCTTCTTTCATTTTTTTGACAGTGTCAACTTTGACTAGCTGTGGGGCACGTCTACCTGGGATCAAGACTGTTGAAATAACCAAGTCCGCCCCGCTTACTGCCTCGTCTATATTTAGTGGGTTAGAATATAGGGTTTCAACTTTGTCTGGAAAAAGTTCGTGAAGCTTTGTAAGGGCTTCTACGTTTACATCCAAAACTGTAACCCTAGCTCCCATACCTACTGCTATCCTAGTAGCTGCTGTACCAACTGTACCTGCTCCTACTATGACTACATTTGCAGGTCTGACCCCTGGTACACCTTGGAGGAGTATGCCCCTACCGCCCTCTGGTTTTGTTAGGTATCTTGCTCCTTCTTGGACAGCCATCCTACCAGCTATTTCTGACATAGGTCTAAGTAGTGGTAGCTTGCCATCTTTTTCGAGGGTTTCATATCCTAAGGCTGTGACCTTATTTTTTATAAGCTCATCGACTAATTCTTCGTTGCTTGCTAGGTGCAAATAAGTATAAATTATAAGCCCTTCCCTTAGGTATTTGTATTCTTCCTTGAGGGGTTCTTTGACCTTGTAGATTATATCTGATTTTTCCCAAAGGTCTTTGGCATCATCTATTATTTCTGCCCCGGCTTCTTTGTAGTCCTCATCGCTAATGCCTGATCCAAGACCTGCACCACTTTCTACTAAAACTTCTATATTATTTCTGACCAAGTCTGCTACAGCACCTGGTACAGCTGCAACTCTTGCTTCTTGGTCCTTTATTTCTTTAGGTATTCCTATTATCATAAAATTTCCTTTCTTTATTCTCAATTATCTACTCTCATTTTCATTATACTAGAAAATTTTATTATATATAATCAGCTAATAATCTTGAACCTCGGTATCAAGGACAAACTGCCTTGTTTCTTGGTCATAATAGTAGATTTCTGTACCTTCTGCTCGATAGCTACCATTGTCTGTGTCCTCTAAATAGGTGAAAGAGTGTACAAAATGATCATCTTCTGGATAAAAAGTGTCGACTTGACCTGAGATATCTGGAGAATATGGCTTATTATCCTTGGCACCTAGGATATAGGTCTTAGACCCAGGACCATAAGAATTTAATCTTATAAATAAGTACCACTCATCACCAGCATCATTTAGACTGACATCAAAAACTGGATAATCTAGTTTTTCTGGAAGATATTTCCCATTTAGCAAGTATATATCCTTATCAGTATTTATATAATACATCTCGATATCTGGGTGGTCAGTAGTTCCTAGATTTTTCGCGACAAAAAATTCGAAATTATTATCGCCATCAAAGTCTTCAAGCCAATAGCAGCTATTTCTTTCATTAATCCCCAAATCAGCTTCTGCAAGTTCTAAATACGCTTCTATATGATTTGCCCCATCTTTGGCAAGTTTTTTTGCAAGGCCTGATTTTTTAGACAGTTTATTATCACTATCAAATCTTATCCTCTCATTTTTTATGGATTCTACAATTTCTTTGTCATTGGTCCTATCAGCTTTGCTTGCTATTTCAGCACCCTTATTTTTTCTATAGATGAAAAATCCTCCAACCAAAAAAACGACCAAAGTTATTATAGCCAAAATTATTTTTTCCTGCCTATTCATGACTTCTCCTTTATTTATCTTCTCAAAATTATTATAAAATAGAAAAATTGCATTGTCAATTTATAAATATATCCAATTAAATATAGAAAGTCCTGATGTATTTTAAAAGAATTTGATAATAAAATATTTATTTTTGTAATTAATAAAAATACGGATAAAATAATAAAATAACATTTAAGGCGGTATTTATGATTAAGTTTTTACAAGCATTTAACGAGTTTTTGTGGGGAGCCCCCCTTATAATTGCCATAATTGGTACGGGTATTATTATCAGCATTTCCACAAAAGCTATACAATTTAGGAAGTTTTCTTTTGCTCTAAAAAACACTTTGGGCAAGGTTTTTGACAAAAGTCACAAGGATGCAGATGGGGATATTTCGCCATTTCAGGCCCTAGCTACTGCCCTAGCAGGTACAGTTGGCACTGGCAATATAGTTGGTGTTTCTCTTGCCATCATGCTAGGCGGCCCTGGTGCTATTTTCTGGATGTGGATGGCAGCTATCCTAGGTATGGCTACAAAATATGCCGAGGTCACACTGGCTGTTGCCTTTAGAGAAAAGAAAAATAATAATTTCATAGGTGGTCCTATGTACTACATAGAAAAAGGACTTGGCAATAAAAAACTTGCAAATGCTTTTGCTTTTTTTGCTGGTATTGCTGTATTTGGCATAGGAAATTCCACCCAGTCCAACGCCATTGCTGGAGTTTTGAAAACAAACTTTTCTATAAGCCCATTTGTGACAGGTATTGTTTTATCTATCATAGCAGGCTTTGTCATAATGGGAGGTATAAAAACCATTACCAGGGTCACATCTAGACTTGTCCCTTTGATGTCGCTTATTTATATCATAGGTTGTCTGATGATTTTATTTATAAATAAAGACGCTATTATTCCAAGTTTTTCTGCCATATTTGTAGGTGCCTTTAGTCCAAAAAGTCTAGGCGGATCTATGATCGCCCTTTCCTTTAAGGATGCCATAAGCGCTGGCGTTGCTAGGGGTGTTTTTACAAACGAAGCTGGTCTTGGATCATCACCTATAGCCCACGCTTCTGCATCAACTGACCACCCAGTCCGCCAAGGCCTATGGGGTATAGCTGAGGTTTTTGTAGATACCATCATAATCTGTACAATGACTGCCCTTGTCATACTTACTACTGGGGTTTATAAAATCCCAGCAGTAGATGCCAGCAGTCTTGTAGCCCACGCCTTTTCTACAGGATCTAGTTTTGGCCCCTATGTAGTAAGCATAGGCCAAACACTTTTTGCCCTTTCTACAATTCTTGGTTGGGCCTACTATGGTGAGCAGTCTGTTTCTTATATTTTTGGGGAAAATATAATAAAATATTATAGGATTATCTATATAATGTTTGTATTTATTGGAGCAAATATGGATTTGGGCCTAGCTTGGGTCATTGCTAATATCCTAAACGGCTTTATGGCTGTACCAAATCTCTATGCGGTCATCAGACTTAGCCCGGTGGTTGTAGCCCTTACTAAGGATTTCTTTAAAGATCCAGAAAAAATCAGAAAATCAACAGAAGAATACCAATCTTGTCTAAAACTATAGTATAATAGAACCATGATTAAGTTAATAACTATAGATGTGGATGGGACCTTGGTCAGTCCACTAAAAAGATTAAGCAGAAAAAATATAATAGCAATAGATAAAGCTCGAGATATGGGCGTCCACATAGCCCTTGCCAGCGGCAGACCCTTCCACTCAATGGAGACCTACCTAGAAAAACTTGGACTACTAAAGGAGGGCCATTTTACAGTTTGCCAAAACGGGTCCTATATAGTGGATAATGCCAGCAAAAAGCCCATAGCCGGTAATTTCCAACATCCCAAAGATCTCATAGACCTAGACCAGATAATGAGTGATTTTGATGTAGAAATATCTGCCATGGACCATGATAGCTTTTATACTAGACATAAAAATCCAAGTATGTACACAAAAGCAGATGCCTTTATAAATAGGCTAAAGCTTGAAATTATAAACTACGAGGACTTGCCAGAAGATAAAACTTTTGGTAGGTTTTTGATTTTAGGTTCAAAATCCGCAATAAAAGAGGTTCTCGCAAACAAGCCAAAAGAGCTAACAGAAAATTTCTACGCTGTCCAAACAGCTCCCTTTCTCATAGAGGTCATGAACAAAAAAGCCAACAAGGGCTACGCAGTCAAGGCCATGGCAGAAAAACTAGGCATAGTCCCTGATGAGATCATGTCTATAGGCAATGAGAAAAACGACATACCAATGCTAGAGCAAACAGGATTTCCTGTAGCTATGGCCAATGCAGTAGACGAACTAAAAGTCCACGCCAAATTCATAACCAAATCCAACCTCCAATCTGGAGTGGGATATGCCATAGATAAGCTCATAGAAAATGATTTGAAAATATACTAAAAAAACTCTTAGGATTTCCTAAGAGTTTTTCTTGTGTTATTTTTCAATTTTTTAGCATCTATCTCTTACTTATTTTTCTTTCTGCTTGCGACAATTCCTGCCATGGAGATGGCTAGTGTACCTGCTACTGATGAAATGCCAGCAATACCTGTTTTTGGGTTGTTAGATTTAGCTTTTGCAGGTTTGTTCATAGCTGGTTTTCCGTTTTCCTTCTTGATTTCAGGAGCCTTTTCTTCTTTCTTTTCTGGCTCTTTTTCTTCTTTTGTCTCAACTTCTTCTTTCTTGTCAGCTTCTTTCTCAAATTCTTTTTCAGGTTCTTTTTCAGGTTCTTTTTTATTTTCAGATTCTTCTTCTGTTTTTTCTAAGTCCTCATCATCACCTATGAAAAAGTAGTCGTAATAATCTCTATCTGAGTCTGGATCCTTGTTTGGTTCTGGATCTGGATTTGGTTTTGGATTTGGATTTGGATTTGGATCTGGGTTGCTTGGACACTTGCTCTCTAATTCAGCTACTTGTTGTCTAAGATCTGCGATTTTTTCATCATAATCTTTTTTTTCGTTAATTAGTTTTTTGATTTCTTGATCTAGATCTTCATTTTTCTTTTTAGCAGCATCTAATGCTTTTTTCTTTTCCCTTACTCCTGCAAATATCCTGTTAGCTTCTTCAAGAAAATCTTTATGCTCTGCTTGTTTTTGTAGGTTTTTTGCTTTAGCATCCATGTATATAGCATTTTGTGCTTGATATTCAGCATTTTTCGCATTATATTTATTTTCTTTTTCTTTATTTTCTTTGTCATTTTGCCATTCGTTATAAAGAGCTTGAGATTCATTGAACAAAGCCATAGCTTTATCATATTCCTCTCTTTCCTTATTATGTGCTGCATCTATTTCATCTGTCACATTTTTTTTGGAATTGAGGTAAGCTTTGTAAGCCTCATTTGCATCGACAAAATCATCGAGAAGTTGATTGACATCTTCAGCTGGTACTTTTTCATTTTCTTTTTCTTTAATTTGGGTATCGATATTTTTAATTTTTTCTTCAAGAGTTTTTATCTGATTTTTTAATGCATCAATTTCCTCTTGGTTGCATTGGGCTTCCTCTGCATAGGCTATATTACTTGGTTCTACAAGGACTACCCCCCCAAATATGAAGCTTGCTGACATTGCTAGTGCTAATATTCTAGATTTTTTCATAATTCCTCCTCTAGCACCATGTCATATTTTTCCACTTTATCTTGTTGAAATTATTATACAGCCATGGAAAAGGATTTCAATAGAATTTTTGCATATTTTACTAAAAAATTCAATATTGTTTAAATTTTTTTTAGAAAACTCTGACAGTATTTCCTAGCCCAGACCTATGTATGACATATAGTTTTTATAAGCATAAAATGTTGAGTGATTCTATGAATTCATTATTCATATTTTTTCACTTTGCTTATCAGCAATAACTTTTTTTATAATTTTAACTTAATAAGGGGTTATATTTTCCCAAAGAAAAAATACCAGAGCTTTTTAGATCTAAGTCTGGTATTAGGTAAAATTTTATAGGATTAGCTTAGGAGATCCTAAGTTTTTTATTTATAACCCAAGAGCTCTTTTTGATTTTTTAGGTCGTAGGCCATTCTTTTTCTAGAAGCTAGGAGTCTTTTGATGACTACATCTAGGTTTCTAAGGCTCTTTGCCACGTCAAATTGCCTAAAACGCATATCAGTCCTTAGGCTGATGTCAGATAGTTTGCCTTCGACCCTGCCATAGCCTTGCATTTTGGCTGGTAGTTTTAGGACAGACGCTAGGTCCTTATCAAAAATAAGTAGGTCTGCCTCAAATTTTAAAAGGGCATCTTGGACCTTGCCTATATTGTTATTTATACTTTTGACCCTAGAATTTCTCATAAAGTCACCGAAAATATTGCCCCTCAAAAGCTTGCTTGTTGAGTAGGTATATTTATCATCTAAGTTTTTATAACAATTTATAATAAGACTTCTGACCCTATTTGCTTTTTGAATCATCTTGTCAGTTTTTAATATTTGTTTTTCTAAATCGATAATTTTTTCTTCCATAATCGCCTCCCAAGGTCTTTCTTATAATATACCCATTTTTTGATATTTGAACAAAAAATGATAATTAGTATAGTTTATATATAAAAAAGGAGATAAAATGGCAGAAATATTATTTTACAACCCACATTTGACAAAAGACTACCAAAAATTCACAGAGATCTGTGATGACAATGGGGTTAATATTATAGAAGTAGATGAGAAAAAAGTAGACCACTATGTTGGCTATCTTTTGGGCATAGATGGTTTTTCTGATGAAAAAAAGGAGAGTATAGACCAAGAAGCAAATATCGATTTTGATTTTATACTTTTTTCAAACTTTGATAACCAAACCATGTTTAGAGTCATAGACCAGCTTAGGGATAGCGGGGCCAATGTCCAACACAAGGCAGGGGTCACAGAAAATAATGTAAAATGGACCCTAAGGGAGCTTTTGATAGAAAACGACAGAGAAGCTAGGACTATGGGACTTGTAAACAAGATAAATATCCAACTAGAAAAAGCATCTGACCTAAAGGAAAAATACGGCGAAGACCAGGTCACAAAAGATTTAATCGAGGAAATCAAGGAGTTTTTCCAGGACGCCTCTATCTTTTCTATAGAAAAAGCAAAGAAATATTACCTAAGACTCATGGATGAAAACATCAGAGTCGAAAAAGAAAACCAATAATAAAAACCTCTTAGTCAGGCTCTTGCTTGACCTAAGAGGTTTTTTTCTTTGTAAAATTTATTGGACAGATATTTTCTTTTTGTGGAAATAATTTATCATTCCAAAGTACAATAAATTGAAAATGACCAAAACCAAAAGGACTATCAAAAAGGATCCTAGGGTGAAATCAAAAGCACTTATACCAACTTGGGCACTTTCTTGGATAACTTCTGTAGTTTTTATCAGTTTGCTATCTAACAAAATACCAAATACTTTTAGGTATAGGTAGCCCTGGCCTATAAATAGGATAATAAATATTATCGAATTTGCAATTTTGCCTAGTTTGTTGAAAGGGTTTGATGCTGCTAGAGTGTTCATGGCCATTATCATCTGTGCCAAAACAAGACCCACACCTATGGCTATTATTAGAGATTTAACTAGTGCCAGCCACATTTCTGGCTTGATAGATCCAAGAAGCCTTCCAATTTCTCTTATTAATTCTCCAAAAGTAATAGCTTCTGATGGGCTTGTTGCTGCTAAGGAAAGGAAATTTCCTATTGAAATCAAAAATATAATTGCTCCCATGATTACAAAATTGATAAGCCTAGCAAGGTTTATTTTTTCTGACCCATAAGGCAGACAGGTATAAAAGGAAGCCCCGTCTTTATAAAATCTCTTGTTGTCATTGTTTGCCAAAAATACTATAGAAACAAGTGGACCAAATACCATGGCCGTAGCTGCTATAGCTACTATTGCAAAAAGTGCTTCAAGGCCTGTCGCAGCATATAGGGCCATACCAGCTATACCCAAGATTAGTGGCATGAGCATACACGCCAAAACTGTTTTTATATCTTCTTTAAATAATTGACCGATAAGCTTTCCCATTATAGTACCTCCGTAAAATAGTCTTCAACGCTCATATGGTTTTCTTCTCTGATTTCATCTACACTTTTATCTAGGATAATCTTGCCATCAGCAATTGCAATGACTTGGTCTAGTATCCTTTCGATCTCGCTTATCAGATGGGTGGAAATTATCAAAATCCCTTCATAATCAAAATTATCTATAATCGTCTCTAGCATTGTACGCCTAGCCTTTGG
This window of the Anaerococcus mediterraneensis genome carries:
- a CDS encoding CarD family transcriptional regulator; its protein translation is MFKVGDKIVYPMHGAGIIDAIEKIDFMGEEKEYYILKMPIGDMDISIPSDKMGEMNIREIISVEEGRQVLEILDDKPTEMNSNWTKRYRDNQEILKTGDVFEIAKMVRNLSLLDSDKGLSTTEKKLLNRARRILASELVMAGSLDKEEAEKMIDESIGL
- a CDS encoding DUF3783 domain-containing protein — its product is MAEILFYNPHLTKDYQKFTEICDDNGVNIIEVDEKKVDHYVGYLLGIDGFSDEKKESIDQEANIDFDFILFSNFDNQTMFRVIDQLRDSGANVQHKAGVTENNVKWTLRELLIENDREARTMGLVNKINIQLEKASDLKEKYGEDQVTKDLIEEIKEFFQDASIFSIEKAKKYYLRLMDENIRVEKENQ
- a CDS encoding diacylglycerol kinase family protein, with amino-acid sequence MKDLLFVYNPNSGQKLLQNKLGWIIDFLSSKGIFTTVYASQSPGDCRKIIEEYGKNYENILISGGDGTLDEAVSGALKAGIDPVFSYIPTGSTNDFSKSVNISSEIEKATKTALRGSVKRIDVGKIEDKYFVYVAAFGALSDVSFSTDQDMKNIIGRSAYIVEGIKKLLPIQAMDSYEAEISLDGEVISGEFIHFMVSNSISVGGFTKILGEDVGLDDGLFEVTIVKKPESLADVNKIIQALTNNEESDLLIQRQASKIKVKTKKEVSWSLDGEFGGKTTDCKIEVINKRINIKTGLRY
- a CDS encoding Cof-type HAD-IIB family hydrolase encodes the protein MIKLITIDVDGTLVSPLKRLSRKNIIAIDKARDMGVHIALASGRPFHSMETYLEKLGLLKEGHFTVCQNGSYIVDNASKKPIAGNFQHPKDLIDLDQIMSDFDVEISAMDHDSFYTRHKNPSMYTKADAFINRLKLEIINYEDLPEDKTFGRFLILGSKSAIKEVLANKPKELTENFYAVQTAPFLIEVMNKKANKGYAVKAMAEKLGIVPDEIMSIGNEKNDIPMLEQTGFPVAMANAVDELKVHAKFITKSNLQSGVGYAIDKLIENDLKIY
- the ald gene encoding alanine dehydrogenase → MIIGIPKEIKDQEARVAAVPGAVADLVRNNIEVLVESGAGLGSGISDEDYKEAGAEIIDDAKDLWEKSDIIYKVKEPLKEEYKYLREGLIIYTYLHLASNEELVDELIKNKVTALGYETLEKDGKLPLLRPMSEIAGRMAVQEGARYLTKPEGGRGILLQGVPGVRPANVVIVGAGTVGTAATRIAVGMGARVTVLDVNVEALTKLHELFPDKVETLYSNPLNIDEAVSGADLVISTVLIPGRRAPQLVKVDTVKKMKEGSVVVDVAIDQGGSTDITKGRPTSHTDPVFHEYGVTFYAVANIPGAVAMTSTYALSNATTLYAKAIGKHGLKAAIEKFPELKSAVNTYDGKVVIKSVAEDTKHPLSELNL
- a CDS encoding sodium:alanine symporter family protein, which translates into the protein MIKFLQAFNEFLWGAPLIIAIIGTGIIISISTKAIQFRKFSFALKNTLGKVFDKSHKDADGDISPFQALATALAGTVGTGNIVGVSLAIMLGGPGAIFWMWMAAILGMATKYAEVTLAVAFREKKNNNFIGGPMYYIEKGLGNKKLANAFAFFAGIAVFGIGNSTQSNAIAGVLKTNFSISPFVTGIVLSIIAGFVIMGGIKTITRVTSRLVPLMSLIYIIGCLMILFINKDAIIPSFSAIFVGAFSPKSLGGSMIALSFKDAISAGVARGVFTNEAGLGSSPIAHASASTDHPVRQGLWGIAEVFVDTIIICTMTALVILTTGVYKIPAVDASSLVAHAFSTGSSFGPYVVSIGQTLFALSTILGWAYYGEQSVSYIFGENIIKYYRIIYIMFVFIGANMDLGLAWVIANILNGFMAVPNLYAVIRLSPVVVALTKDFFKDPEKIRKSTEEYQSCLKL